A single region of the Sandaracinaceae bacterium genome encodes:
- a CDS encoding enoyl-CoA hydratase/isomerase family protein: MFAPHSSLLPWPARVALSRLSRRASSTARRMRARTDIPPTFHGDAIGWSLEGQTLEVVMHREPCNEIGSVMLRELEELADYVRAGAGGARALLFYSTVERGFSAGADLRELYAGMVDRRGQGLSRWQMAFEVRDFLDRIHAVFDTFDTAPITTIAVVHGFCFGGGFELALTCDEIIAEKSARFAFPELRLGLVPGFGGIPRLRRDLGNAVVRDLLLTGRSINASKAGSVGLVSQVVPRGRGLEVARKVGAQAAKFDSATTAAAKSFAKPIPREELRREKDLFIELMGSPVVEAALKKFVESDDAHSYLP, translated from the coding sequence ATGTTCGCCCCCCACAGCTCGCTCCTGCCTTGGCCCGCGCGGGTCGCCCTGTCGCGCCTCTCACGGCGCGCGTCGAGCACGGCTCGCCGCATGCGTGCGCGCACGGACATCCCGCCCACGTTTCACGGCGACGCCATCGGCTGGTCACTCGAAGGGCAGACGCTCGAGGTGGTGATGCACCGCGAGCCCTGCAACGAGATCGGCAGCGTGATGCTGCGCGAGCTGGAGGAGCTGGCCGACTACGTGCGGGCTGGCGCGGGCGGCGCGCGCGCGCTGCTGTTCTACAGCACGGTGGAGCGCGGCTTCTCGGCCGGCGCGGACCTGCGCGAGCTGTACGCCGGCATGGTGGACCGCCGCGGGCAGGGCCTCTCGCGCTGGCAGATGGCCTTCGAGGTGCGCGACTTCCTGGACCGCATCCACGCCGTGTTCGACACCTTCGACACCGCGCCCATCACCACCATCGCGGTGGTGCACGGCTTCTGCTTCGGCGGGGGCTTCGAGCTGGCGCTCACGTGCGACGAGATCATCGCCGAGAAGAGCGCGCGCTTCGCCTTCCCCGAGCTGCGCCTGGGCCTCGTGCCCGGCTTCGGGGGCATCCCCCGCCTGCGCCGCGACCTCGGCAACGCCGTCGTGCGCGACCTGCTGCTCACCGGCCGCAGCATCAACGCCAGCAAGGCGGGCAGCGTGGGGCTGGTCTCGCAGGTGGTGCCGCGCGGGCGCGGCCTCGAGGTGGCCCGCAAGGTGGGCGCCCAGGCCGCCAAGTTCGACAGCGCCACGACCGCCGCCGCCAAGTCCTTCGCCAAGCCCATCCCGCGCGAGGAGCTGCGCCGCGAGAAGGACCTCTTCATCGAGCTGATGGGCTCCCCCGTCGTCGAGGCCGCGCTCAAGAAGTTCGTCGAGAGCGACGACGCCCACTCCTATCTGCCCTGA
- a CDS encoding acyl carrier protein yields the protein MATHDTILSKLLTLAAKRFERDTSGLGPDDDFFDRLDINSYQAMELLTEIEDEWGIEIPDYEVQDVRTFGALAALIADRL from the coding sequence ATGGCCACCCACGACACCATCCTGAGCAAGCTCCTGACCCTCGCCGCGAAGCGCTTCGAGCGCGACACGTCGGGCCTCGGTCCGGACGACGACTTCTTCGATCGGCTCGACATCAACAGCTACCAGGCGATGGAGCTGCTGACCGAGATCGAGGACGAGTGGGGCATCGAGATCCCCGACTACGAGGTGCAAGACGTCCGCACCTTCGGCGCGCTGGCCGCGCTCATCGCCGACCGCCTCTGA
- a CDS encoding AMP-binding protein has translation MIPPERYESLGELLRDALVQYKSEVALIEANRKQEARRLTYLELMREADRVARYLEDAGVGAGARVAVCMSNQSKWIVSACAAFSRGAVIVPIDYKLSSEEQLAQLAHCRPAALVTEWPVFMRYDVNALPAPAVLVAEAPAGKPVGAATRYEDAVSGTGPRATFVPRRRSDQATLVYSSGTGGTPKGCMLSHENYLEQYRTLGLLYPLRTGHRYFSILPTNHAIDFMSGFIGPLASGATVVHQRSLRPEFINHSMERYGITHMAVVPLLLEAFEKRVREKVEARGELGEHVFEALRQANAALTLRAPRPELSRRLLRPVHEAFGGKLEMLFCGGAFVDAERAQFFYDLGIPVVIGYGLTEAGTVLTVNDLSPFRADSVGRPLDGVELEIRNPDPSTQVGEVWARSRTVMLGYMDEPDLTAETIVDGWLRTGDLGFLDPSGQLHLRGRSKNMIVTAGGKNVYPEDIEGAFAGVPCDELAVFATGYVWPGVALTEEGLVVVVRAPRLLEDDDARNALLEAIRVRNGKLPDYKRVSGVLPYGDEFPRTASMKIKRAVLADALRQQSPRGAILRVGA, from the coding sequence ATGATCCCGCCCGAACGCTACGAGAGCCTTGGTGAGCTGCTGCGCGACGCGCTCGTGCAGTACAAGTCCGAGGTCGCCCTGATCGAGGCGAACCGCAAGCAGGAGGCGCGGCGCCTGACGTACCTCGAGCTGATGCGCGAGGCCGATCGCGTGGCGCGCTACCTCGAGGACGCGGGCGTGGGTGCGGGCGCGCGAGTGGCCGTCTGCATGAGCAACCAGTCCAAGTGGATCGTCTCGGCGTGCGCGGCGTTCTCGCGTGGCGCGGTGATCGTCCCCATCGACTACAAGCTCTCGTCGGAAGAGCAGCTGGCCCAGCTGGCGCACTGTCGCCCGGCCGCGCTGGTCACCGAGTGGCCCGTGTTCATGCGCTACGACGTGAACGCCCTGCCCGCGCCCGCCGTGCTGGTGGCCGAGGCCCCGGCGGGAAAGCCGGTGGGCGCCGCCACGCGCTACGAGGACGCCGTGAGCGGCACCGGTCCGCGGGCCACGTTCGTGCCGCGCCGGCGCTCGGACCAGGCCACGCTGGTGTACTCGTCGGGCACGGGTGGCACGCCCAAGGGCTGCATGCTCAGCCACGAGAACTACCTCGAGCAGTACCGCACGCTGGGCCTGCTCTACCCGCTGCGCACGGGGCACCGCTACTTCTCCATCCTGCCCACCAACCACGCCATCGACTTCATGTCGGGCTTCATCGGACCGCTCGCGAGCGGCGCCACGGTGGTGCACCAGCGCTCGCTGCGGCCGGAGTTCATCAACCACAGCATGGAGCGCTACGGCATCACGCACATGGCGGTGGTGCCCCTCTTGCTGGAGGCGTTCGAGAAGCGCGTGCGCGAGAAGGTGGAGGCGCGCGGCGAGCTCGGCGAGCACGTCTTCGAGGCGCTGCGGCAGGCCAACGCGGCCCTCACGCTGCGCGCGCCGCGCCCCGAGCTGAGCCGGCGCCTGCTGCGGCCCGTGCACGAGGCCTTCGGGGGCAAGCTCGAGATGCTCTTCTGCGGCGGCGCGTTCGTGGACGCCGAGCGCGCGCAGTTCTTCTACGACCTGGGCATCCCGGTGGTCATCGGCTACGGCCTGACCGAGGCGGGCACGGTGCTCACGGTCAACGACCTGAGCCCCTTCCGCGCCGACTCCGTGGGGCGCCCGCTCGATGGCGTGGAGCTCGAGATCCGCAACCCGGACCCGAGCACGCAGGTGGGCGAGGTCTGGGCCCGCAGCCGCACGGTGATGCTGGGCTACATGGACGAGCCGGACCTGACGGCGGAGACCATCGTGGACGGCTGGCTGCGCACTGGGGACCTGGGCTTCCTGGACCCGTCGGGGCAGCTGCACCTGCGCGGGCGCAGCAAGAACATGATCGTCACGGCCGGCGGCAAGAACGTGTACCCCGAGGACATCGAGGGCGCGTTCGCGGGGGTGCCCTGCGACGAGCTGGCGGTGTTCGCCACGGGCTACGTGTGGCCCGGCGTGGCCCTCACGGAGGAGGGCCTGGTGGTGGTGGTGCGGGCGCCGCGGCTGCTGGAGGACGACGACGCGCGCAACGCGCTGCTCGAGGCCATCCGCGTGCGCAACGGCAAGCTGCCGGACTACAAGCGCGTGAGCGGGGTGCTGCCGTACGGGGACGAGTTCCCGCGCACGGCGTCGATGAAGATCAAGCGCGCGGTGTTGGCCGACGCGCTACGGCAACAGTCGCCTCGGGGGGCGATCCTACGGGTGGGAGCATGA
- a CDS encoding YegS/Rv2252/BmrU family lipid kinase — protein MTEPFFTIVNGAAGGGRCRARADQATRRLRDGGVRLEVHLTEGRGHATELAEEAYEAGHRRFISIGGDGTSYEIVNGLFPRAQAEGERVQMGMLPLGTGNSFLRDFGITNEDAAFDAIVRGRTHPVDVVRVTHRDGTLHYINTLGLGFVPRAGAMTNQHFKALGTAGYIAAVVACTADLRYLRTRYRFTLYGDESALGEAPLEERANTFVSFSNSKYTGGAMMMAPNADCSDGALDVVRVNRLSRLDLITTFPKIFTGTFVEHPAVEQARASAVRFEGTGTQDVLVDGEQLELELQQLDVLPQALEVLS, from the coding sequence ATGACGGAACCTTTCTTCACCATCGTGAACGGGGCAGCAGGCGGGGGCCGCTGCCGAGCACGCGCAGACCAGGCCACGCGGCGGCTGCGCGACGGAGGCGTGCGCCTCGAGGTGCACCTCACCGAGGGGCGCGGGCACGCGACGGAGCTGGCGGAGGAGGCCTACGAGGCCGGGCACCGCCGCTTCATCTCCATCGGCGGGGACGGCACCAGCTACGAGATCGTCAACGGCCTGTTCCCGCGGGCACAGGCCGAAGGCGAGCGCGTGCAGATGGGCATGCTGCCGCTGGGCACGGGCAACTCGTTCCTGCGCGACTTCGGCATCACCAACGAGGACGCCGCCTTCGACGCCATCGTGCGCGGGCGCACGCACCCGGTGGACGTGGTGCGGGTGACCCACCGCGACGGCACGCTGCACTACATCAACACCCTGGGGCTGGGCTTCGTGCCGCGCGCCGGGGCCATGACCAACCAGCACTTCAAGGCGCTGGGCACGGCGGGCTACATCGCCGCCGTCGTCGCGTGCACCGCGGACCTGCGCTACCTACGCACGCGCTACCGCTTCACGCTGTACGGAGACGAGAGCGCGCTGGGCGAGGCCCCGCTCGAGGAGCGCGCGAACACCTTCGTGTCGTTCTCGAACAGCAAGTACACCGGCGGCGCCATGATGATGGCCCCCAACGCCGACTGCTCGGACGGCGCGCTCGACGTGGTGCGCGTGAACCGCCTGTCGCGGCTGGACCTGATCACCACCTTCCCGAAGATCTTCACCGGCACCTTCGTGGAGCACCCCGCGGTGGAGCAGGCGCGCGCCAGCGCCGTGCGCTTCGAGGGGACGGGCACGCAGGACGTGCTGGTGGACGGCGAGCAGCTCGAGCTGGAGCTGCAGCAGCTGGACGTGCTCCCGCAGGCGCTGGAGGTGCTGTCATGA
- a CDS encoding 1-acyl-sn-glycerol-3-phosphate acyltransferase: MSAVREVETDVALLGEADAATRAGLPGDQRGAPVSLVERAVSVGTWGLGLSYMVPAMLGFTAAYSTLGSHRIDAATRWYIRTQLRLLFVKWRAEVHADVDPGQQYIFCQNHINHFDHLSMYNSTPHFKQGVELQTHFKYPIYGWFMKARGTVPVPANKTARTEAIYEGMKGELEAGRSILAFPEGTRTLNGRVGPFRRGVFVMAQRLGVPIVPVAVTGMYDLMHKGSLVIRPGQEVTVHVEKPIQVAGRGPDEVGAIAAETRAAITKHVDAYLDAKGGPDD; this comes from the coding sequence ATGAGCGCGGTGCGTGAGGTAGAGACCGATGTGGCCCTCTTGGGCGAAGCGGACGCGGCCACGCGCGCCGGGCTGCCGGGCGACCAGCGGGGCGCGCCCGTGAGCTTGGTGGAGCGCGCCGTGAGCGTGGGCACCTGGGGCCTCGGGCTGAGCTACATGGTGCCCGCCATGCTGGGCTTCACGGCGGCGTACAGCACGCTGGGCTCGCACCGCATCGACGCGGCCACGCGCTGGTACATCCGCACGCAGCTGCGCCTGCTGTTCGTGAAGTGGCGCGCCGAGGTGCACGCCGACGTGGACCCGGGGCAGCAGTACATCTTCTGCCAGAACCACATCAACCACTTCGACCACCTGTCGATGTACAACAGCACGCCGCACTTCAAGCAAGGGGTGGAGCTGCAGACGCACTTCAAGTACCCCATCTACGGCTGGTTCATGAAGGCCCGCGGCACCGTGCCCGTGCCCGCCAACAAGACGGCCCGCACCGAGGCCATCTACGAGGGCATGAAGGGCGAGCTCGAGGCCGGGCGCAGCATCCTCGCCTTCCCCGAGGGCACGCGCACGTTGAACGGGCGCGTGGGCCCCTTCCGGCGCGGGGTGTTCGTCATGGCGCAGCGCCTGGGGGTGCCCATCGTCCCCGTGGCGGTCACGGGCATGTACGACCTGATGCACAAGGGCTCGCTGGTCATCCGGCCGGGGCAAGAGGTCACGGTGCACGTCGAGAAGCCCATCCAGGTGGCCGGGCGCGGACCGGACGAGGTGGGGGCCATCGCGGCCGAGACGCGCGCGGCCATCACCAAGCACGTGGACGCCTACCTGGACGCGAAGGGAGGGCCCGATGACTGA
- a CDS encoding TetR/AcrR family transcriptional regulator encodes MTDESVDGRTVRATRKRQHRRQTILEGALKVFGEKGYHGAHISDIIDEVGIARGTFYLYFESKNAIFLELLDGLLTELRRHIVGVSTEEGAPPVVAQLAGTVREVLRTMVQNRMLSTIIIREAVGLDADVDARLRAFYAELLHYIRDAVAEGQRLSLIRELDTEVAAMCILGTIKQFVEQLVMMDVQEVDVDRMALSVLDFNLRGLLRRDAES; translated from the coding sequence ATGACTGACGAGAGCGTCGACGGGCGCACCGTACGGGCCACGCGCAAGCGGCAGCACCGGCGGCAGACCATCCTCGAGGGGGCGCTGAAGGTGTTCGGGGAGAAGGGCTACCACGGGGCCCACATCAGCGACATCATCGACGAGGTGGGCATCGCGCGGGGGACCTTCTACCTCTACTTCGAGAGCAAGAACGCCATCTTCCTCGAGCTGCTGGACGGCCTGCTGACCGAGCTGCGGCGGCACATCGTGGGGGTGAGCACGGAGGAGGGGGCGCCCCCCGTGGTGGCGCAGCTGGCGGGCACCGTGCGCGAGGTGCTGCGCACCATGGTGCAGAACCGCATGCTCTCGACCATCATCATCCGGGAGGCGGTGGGCCTGGACGCGGATGTGGACGCTCGGCTACGTGCTTTCTACGCCGAGCTGTTGCACTATATCCGCGACGCCGTGGCCGAGGGTCAGCGCCTCTCGCTCATCCGAGAGCTCGACACCGAGGTGGCGGCCATGTGCATTCTCGGGACCATCAAGCAGTTTGTGGAGCAGCTCGTGATGATGGACGTTCAGGAGGTCGACGTGGATCGGATGGCGCTGTCGGTGCTGGATTTCAATCTACGCGGGCTGCTGCGCCGCGACGCCGAGTCTTGA
- a CDS encoding response regulator transcription factor, whose amino-acid sequence MLLLDDDPSLRDVLSMVLEDAGYRVQSAPDGRAGRAQFMAQRPDIVVCDVNMPHVDGFSFCRALRDAGESVPIILLTSRDSEVDEALGLDLGADDYISKPASNRVLLARIAALLRRSHLGTVAPDAASEDSRTVGALQLSPARLEARYGGALLPLTVTEYRLVEALATRAGVVRTREQLLVAIRDDDSVVAERLVDTYVRSLRRKFERVDAGFDRIETRVGAGYRWRDEP is encoded by the coding sequence GTGCTGTTGCTGGACGACGACCCCAGCCTGCGCGACGTGCTGAGCATGGTGCTGGAGGACGCCGGCTACCGTGTGCAGAGCGCGCCAGACGGACGCGCCGGGCGAGCCCAGTTCATGGCGCAGCGCCCGGACATCGTGGTGTGCGACGTGAACATGCCGCACGTGGACGGCTTCTCGTTCTGCCGCGCGCTGCGCGACGCAGGCGAGTCCGTGCCCATCATCCTGCTCACCTCGCGGGATAGCGAGGTGGACGAAGCCCTGGGCCTCGACCTGGGCGCGGACGACTACATCAGCAAACCCGCCAGCAACCGCGTGCTCTTGGCGCGCATCGCGGCTCTGCTGCGCCGGAGCCACCTGGGCACGGTCGCCCCCGACGCGGCGAGTGAGGACTCGCGGACGGTGGGCGCGCTGCAGCTGTCTCCGGCGCGTCTCGAGGCGCGCTACGGTGGAGCGCTGCTGCCGCTCACGGTCACCGAGTACCGCCTGGTGGAGGCGCTGGCCACGCGGGCGGGCGTGGTGCGCACGCGCGAGCAGCTGCTTGTGGCCATCCGCGACGACGACAGCGTGGTGGCCGAGCGCCTGGTGGACACCTACGTGCGCAGCCTGCGGCGCAAGTTCGAGCGCGTGGACGCGGGGTTCGACCGCATCGAGACGCGCGTGGGCGCGGGCTACCGCTGGCGCGACGAGCCATGA
- a CDS encoding HAMP domain-containing histidine kinase — MTRRPIVECSARPSLEERLHRAGPSLRVRVLLVLALVCALPLIVASVAATVSERDALVLAETLLRETRALGRHIEHAPSEEHGRLLAHVQAANGGRVRLLTRAGEVVTTVGESHRPNIVERVQAFLFGDSELPPVDAADDLVRSPALRDSFALARERGEHAACHTAAEGRQWRCHAIAACGAHFVLMERAERRTVGALVEQRYQLLRLCFFLLPWALLLGAFLSWRMIRPIEQLRREVDRRADMSAPEPDLPVTRKDELGALAHAFNRLAARLASRNREHEAFVADLAHEFKSPVAALRAASDKLAEGQHDPARLERLARVIHDSSERLQHVLDDFLELAHAETGWDESDYETVDIEQLARALVARAARDATAGDKRVELTVDDDALSVRGVPDRLEAALGNLLDNAFAFATAAVHVHVTSTAEGVHLTVSDDGPGIAPEDLPRVFDRFFTRRAGAGGTGLGLALVRAIIETHGGRVWAASEPGRGATFHVILPSAG, encoded by the coding sequence ATGACGCGCCGCCCCATCGTGGAGTGCTCCGCGCGTCCCTCGCTCGAGGAGCGACTGCACCGGGCGGGCCCGTCCCTGCGCGTGCGGGTCCTGCTCGTGTTGGCCCTCGTGTGCGCGCTGCCGCTCATCGTCGCCAGCGTCGCCGCCACGGTGTCCGAGCGCGACGCCCTGGTTCTTGCGGAGACGCTCCTGCGCGAGACCCGCGCGCTGGGGCGGCACATCGAGCACGCGCCGAGCGAGGAGCACGGGCGGCTGCTGGCCCACGTGCAGGCCGCGAACGGCGGACGCGTGCGGCTGCTCACGCGCGCGGGCGAGGTGGTCACCACCGTGGGCGAGAGCCACCGGCCGAACATCGTGGAGCGCGTGCAGGCCTTCTTGTTCGGCGACTCCGAGCTACCGCCCGTGGACGCGGCTGACGACCTCGTGCGCTCCCCCGCGTTGCGCGACTCCTTCGCCCTGGCGCGCGAGCGCGGCGAGCACGCCGCCTGCCACACCGCCGCCGAGGGGCGTCAGTGGCGCTGCCACGCCATCGCCGCGTGCGGCGCGCACTTCGTGCTCATGGAGCGCGCCGAGCGACGCACCGTGGGGGCGCTGGTGGAGCAGCGCTACCAGCTGCTGCGCTTGTGTTTCTTCCTGCTCCCGTGGGCCCTGCTGCTGGGCGCGTTCCTCTCGTGGCGCATGATCCGCCCCATCGAGCAGCTGCGCCGCGAGGTGGACCGCCGCGCGGACATGAGCGCCCCCGAGCCCGACCTGCCGGTCACGCGCAAGGACGAGCTGGGCGCGCTGGCCCACGCCTTCAACCGCCTGGCCGCGCGCCTCGCCAGCCGCAACCGCGAGCACGAGGCCTTCGTGGCGGACCTGGCCCACGAGTTCAAGAGCCCCGTGGCCGCGCTGCGCGCCGCGTCCGACAAGCTCGCCGAGGGGCAGCACGACCCCGCCCGCCTCGAGCGCCTCGCCCGCGTCATCCACGACAGCAGCGAGCGCCTCCAGCACGTGCTGGACGACTTCCTCGAGCTGGCCCACGCCGAGACCGGCTGGGACGAGAGCGACTACGAAACCGTCGACATCGAGCAGCTGGCCCGCGCCTTGGTGGCCCGCGCCGCGCGTGACGCAACTGCGGGCGACAAGCGCGTGGAGCTCACCGTCGACGACGACGCGCTCTCCGTGCGCGGCGTCCCCGACCGCCTCGAGGCAGCCCTCGGCAACCTGCTGGACAACGCGTTCGCGTTCGCGACCGCCGCCGTCCACGTGCACGTGACGAGCACCGCCGAAGGCGTCCACCTCACCGTGAGCGACGACGGACCTGGCATCGCCCCCGAAGACCTCCCCCGCGTGTTCGACCGCTTCTTCACCCGCCGCGCCGGCGCTGGCGGCACGGGCCTGGGCCTGGCCCTGGTGCGCGCCATCATCGAGACCCACGGAGGCCGCGTGTGGGCCGCGTCCGAGCCTGGCCGCGGCGCGACGTTCCACGTGATCCTGCCGTCCGCGGGGTGA
- a CDS encoding SMP-30/gluconolactonase/LRE family protein produces MTAAFRRARAPRRRAQPRVHLARITLLVLTAALATAWPTASRVSAQREYRLFESDPVRPMALSTDGSTLYVVNTPDARLEVFDVGVTGLTHTRSVRVGLEPVAVALAPDGRVWVVNHLSDSVSVLSNAGGTLHVTHTLWVGDEPRDVVFAGAPGAERAFITTAHRGQHSPYPSGEPNTPGIGRADVWVFDALAASPGAGGPQQIVTLFGDRPRALAVSPDGTEVYAAVFRSGNQTTTVTEGVVCDGATNGTCSFASVTYPGGLPSPRGNHSGAPGPEVGLIVRYDQGSDEWHDELGRDWSPAVRFELPDYDVFALDADAAVGAVDVTRQIAGVGTVLFNMVVHPTTGRLFVTNTEAHNEVRFEGPGTFVRDNMLKPPGVPASVRGHLHEARVTVVDGTTATPHHLNPHIPYETTPMPADVGPRSFATPMGAAISADGATLYVAAFGSGAVAVIDVAELEAGTFTPTVDDRITVSGGGPTGVVLDPTGSVAFVTTRFDNGVSVLSLGDGTEQSHVLLHNPEPTSVVDGRRFLYDAQLTSSNGEASCGSCHVFGDMDDLAWDLGDPDGNVTSSFNPVVAIGNQLPFHPLKGPMTTQSLRGLMHVGPMHWRGDRTGATGANPDGAFDEGAAFRAFNVAFGGLVGRDEGPLSEADMQAFTDFALQLTYPPNPARSLDNTLSAAGARGLTTFMTRNVDPAATCNGCHAYDRAQGFFGSGGRTTFENETQEFKVAHLRNLYQKVGMFGMPNTTFLAPIDATLTGPQVRGFGYLHDGSIDTVEHFFHASVFSFRNTGERADVVELMMEFDSDLAPAVGQQVSVGPGADVTATQRLALLRARADATQLEPGGVMGRECDLIASALTSTGEERGYVWDAPLGQWQSDRLGELLSHTAMLDLTEESVVTFTCMPPRTGYRAGVDRDGDFALDGDERDRGTDPLDPSSFPADLLMDAGGPPTPDMGTVDMAMIDMGAPDGGPGRTGGGGCGCRVGDERTAERAPAGLLSVLVVALVGRRRRRA; encoded by the coding sequence ATGACTGCAGCCTTCCGTCGCGCGCGCGCTCCTCGCCGGCGTGCCCAGCCGCGCGTGCACCTCGCGCGCATCACGCTCCTCGTGCTCACGGCCGCGCTCGCCACCGCGTGGCCGACCGCCTCCCGCGTCTCGGCGCAGCGCGAGTACCGTCTGTTCGAGTCCGACCCCGTGCGGCCCATGGCCCTCTCCACGGACGGCAGCACGCTGTACGTCGTGAACACGCCCGACGCGCGGCTCGAGGTGTTCGACGTAGGCGTGACGGGCCTCACGCACACGCGCTCCGTGCGCGTCGGACTCGAGCCGGTCGCCGTGGCGCTGGCCCCAGACGGTCGCGTGTGGGTCGTGAACCACCTGTCGGACAGCGTCAGCGTGCTCAGCAACGCGGGGGGCACGCTCCACGTCACGCACACCCTGTGGGTCGGTGACGAGCCCCGTGACGTCGTGTTCGCTGGAGCTCCGGGCGCGGAGCGGGCGTTCATCACCACCGCGCATCGCGGTCAGCACTCGCCCTACCCGTCGGGCGAGCCGAACACCCCCGGCATCGGACGCGCCGACGTGTGGGTCTTCGACGCGCTCGCTGCCTCCCCCGGGGCCGGCGGTCCACAACAGATCGTCACGCTCTTCGGCGACCGCCCCCGCGCGCTGGCCGTGAGCCCCGACGGCACCGAGGTGTACGCGGCAGTCTTTCGCTCGGGCAACCAGACCACCACCGTGACCGAGGGGGTGGTCTGCGACGGCGCCACCAACGGCACGTGCTCGTTCGCGTCCGTGACCTACCCGGGCGGCCTGCCCTCCCCGCGCGGCAACCACAGCGGCGCGCCAGGGCCCGAGGTGGGCTTGATCGTGCGCTACGACCAGGGCAGCGACGAGTGGCACGACGAGCTGGGCCGTGACTGGAGCCCGGCGGTGCGCTTCGAGCTCCCGGACTACGACGTGTTCGCGCTGGACGCCGACGCCGCCGTGGGAGCGGTCGACGTCACGCGGCAGATCGCGGGCGTGGGCACCGTGCTGTTCAACATGGTGGTGCACCCCACCACCGGACGGCTCTTCGTGACCAACACGGAGGCACACAACGAGGTGCGCTTCGAGGGCCCTGGCACGTTCGTGCGCGACAACATGCTCAAGCCCCCCGGTGTCCCGGCCAGCGTGCGTGGGCACCTGCACGAGGCGCGCGTGACGGTCGTGGACGGAACCACGGCCACCCCGCACCACCTGAACCCGCACATCCCCTACGAGACCACGCCCATGCCCGCCGACGTCGGGCCGCGCTCGTTCGCCACGCCGATGGGGGCCGCCATCTCCGCCGACGGCGCCACGCTCTACGTCGCCGCCTTCGGCTCCGGCGCGGTGGCTGTCATCGACGTCGCCGAGCTGGAGGCGGGTACGTTCACGCCCACCGTGGACGACCGCATCACGGTCAGCGGCGGCGGCCCCACCGGGGTGGTGCTGGACCCCACCGGCAGCGTCGCGTTCGTGACCACGCGCTTCGACAACGGCGTGTCCGTGCTGAGCCTCGGCGACGGAACGGAGCAGAGCCACGTGCTGCTCCACAACCCCGAGCCCACCAGCGTGGTCGACGGGCGGCGCTTCCTCTACGACGCGCAGCTGACGTCCAGCAACGGCGAGGCCTCGTGCGGCAGCTGCCACGTGTTCGGCGACATGGACGACCTGGCCTGGGACCTGGGCGACCCTGACGGAAACGTGACGAGCAGCTTCAACCCGGTGGTCGCCATCGGCAACCAGCTGCCCTTCCATCCACTCAAGGGGCCCATGACCACCCAGTCGCTGCGTGGCCTCATGCACGTGGGCCCGATGCACTGGCGCGGCGACCGCACGGGCGCGACTGGCGCGAACCCCGACGGGGCCTTCGACGAGGGCGCCGCCTTCCGCGCGTTCAACGTCGCCTTCGGCGGGCTGGTGGGACGCGACGAGGGCCCGCTCAGCGAAGCGGACATGCAGGCCTTCACGGACTTCGCGCTGCAGCTCACGTACCCACCCAACCCCGCGCGCAGCTTGGACAACACGCTGAGCGCGGCTGGCGCGCGCGGCCTCACCACGTTCATGACGCGCAACGTCGACCCCGCCGCCACCTGCAACGGCTGCCACGCGTACGACCGCGCCCAGGGCTTCTTCGGCAGCGGCGGGCGCACTACCTTCGAGAACGAGACCCAGGAGTTCAAGGTCGCGCACCTGCGCAACCTCTATCAGAAGGTGGGCATGTTCGGCATGCCCAACACCACGTTCTTGGCGCCCATCGACGCCACCCTGACAGGCCCGCAGGTGCGCGGCTTCGGCTACTTGCACGACGGCTCCATCGACACCGTGGAGCACTTCTTCCACGCGAGCGTCTTCAGCTTCCGGAACACGGGCGAGCGCGCCGACGTCGTGGAGCTGATGATGGAGTTCGACAGCGACCTGGCGCCCGCCGTGGGACAGCAGGTGAGCGTGGGCCCGGGCGCGGATGTCACCGCCACGCAGCGCCTCGCGCTGCTCCGGGCGCGCGCAGACGCCACCCAGCTGGAGCCCGGCGGCGTGATGGGGCGCGAGTGCGACCTCATCGCGAGCGCGCTGACGAGCACGGGCGAGGAGCGCGGCTACGTGTGGGACGCGCCGCTCGGGCAATGGCAGAGCGACCGGCTGGGCGAGCTGCTCTCGCACACGGCGATGCTGGACCTCACCGAAGAGAGCGTGGTCACGTTCACCTGCATGCCCCCGCGCACCGGCTACCGCGCGGGCGTGGACCGCGACGGAGACTTCGCGCTCGACGGAGACGAGCGCGACCGCGGCACCGATCCCCTCGACCCCAGCAGCTTCCCGGCAGACCTGCTGATGGACGCAGGCGGCCCACCCACACCCGACATGGGGACGGTCGACATGGCCATGATCGACATGGGCGCCCCTGACGGTGGCCCCGGCCGCACGGGAGGCGGCGGCTGCGGCTGCCGCGTGGGCGACGAACGAACCGCCGAGCGCGCGCCTGCAGGCCTACTGAGCGTGCTCGTGGTCGCGCTGGTCGGGCGGCGCCGCAGGCGCGCGTGA